A genome region from Pangasianodon hypophthalmus isolate fPanHyp1 chromosome 11, fPanHyp1.pri, whole genome shotgun sequence includes the following:
- the cers1 gene encoding ceramide synthase 1 has protein sequence MAGVSAEEPMPGYLQLFSTACSVMLDAYRDCKDCGVKMSIQTLLDHAHITPTEILLFFLCVVMWTSLRWALTYHLFVPFARWCRLHSKDVAKMPESAWKLVFYTMSWSYSTYLLFFCNYSFFHNPSSVFYNWTSGMQVPVDIAIAYLIQGSFYGHSIYATIYMDAWRKDSAVMLLHHFITLALIAFSYAFRYHNIGLLVLFLHDINDILLEFTKINVYFKVRGGKSYMINDVLSSVGFVGFGITWFCFRLYWFPLKVLYASYITSLQSVPNIPFYFFFNTLLFALLLMNIYWFLFIVQMVVKVLTGQLKGINDVREYEENEVQESIKAERHDSGNQRSGEGNHMQNGISKKHQ, from the exons ATGGCAGGTGTGTCAGCGGAGGAGCCCATGCCGGGATACTTGCAGCTCTTCTCCACAGCCTGCAGCGTTATGCTGGACGCCTATAGAGACTGTAAAGACTGTGGCGTCAAAATGTCCATACAGACCCTGCTGGACCATGCACACATCACACCTACAGAAATCCTGCTCTTCTTCCTCTGCGTGGTGATGTGGACCAGTCTGAGATGGGCACTGACCTATCACCTGTTTGTG CCGTTTGCCCGGTGGTGTCGTCTCCATTCCAAAGATGTGGCGAAGATGCCAGAAAGTGCTTGGAAGCTGGTCTTCTACACGATGTCGTGGTCCTACAGCACCTACCTGCTCTTCTTCTGCAACTACAGCTTCTTTCACAACCCTTCCTCTGTCTTTTACA ACTGGACGAGCGGAATGCAGGTGCCCGTGGACATCGCCATCGCCTACTTGATCCAGGGGAGCTTCTACGGCCACTCCATCTACGCCACGATTTACATGGATGCATGGAGGAAAGACTCCGCCGTCATGCTGTTGCATCACTTCATCACTCTGGCTCTGATTGCATTCTCCTACGCCTTCAG gTATCACAATATCGGGCTCCTCGTGCTGTTCCTCCATGACATTAACGATATTCTGCTGGAGTTCACAAAAATCAACGTTTACTTCAAGGTCCGCGGAGGAAAAAGCTACATGATCAACGATGTCCTGTCCAGCGTGGGCTTTGTGGGCTTTGGCATCACATG GTTCTGCTTCCGGCTGTACTGGTTCCCCCTCAAAGTGCTGTACGCCTCCTACATCACCAGCCTGCAGTCCGTCCCCAACATCCCTTTCTACTTTTTCTTCAACACTCTGCTGTTTGCACTGCTGCTTATGAACATCTACTGGTTCCTG TTCATTGTGCAGATGGTGGTGAAGGTTCTGACCGGGCAGTTGAAAGGGATCAATGACGTacgtgagtatgaagaaaacGAGGTCCAGGAATCAATCAAGGCTGAGAGGCATGACTCAGGAAATCAGCGCTCCGGAGAAGG gaaTCACATGCAGAATGGAATCAGCAAGAAGCACCAATAA